GCCATCGACGTTGAGCGTCTGTGCTGTAATATAGTCTGCATCAGCAGAAGCAAGGAAAACAGCTGCTCCTTCGATATCATTGGGACTTCCCATACGGCCAAGAGGAACAGCCTCACCAACCAGTCGCTTTTTCTCTCCAATGGGTCGGCTTTCGTAGCGCGCAAAGAGGCCATCGACTGTTGCCCACATCGGAGTATCAATCACCCCAGGAGCAATGCCATTAACATTGATATGATGTGGAGCCATTGCCAGTGCTGCTGATTGAGTATAGCTGTAAACAGCCGCCTTGGTTGCACAGTAGTGAGCTACCAGGGCCTCCCCACGTCGACCTGCTTGTGAAGAGAGATTAATGATTTTACCACAGATGCCTTTCTCAACCATGTGAGCTGCAGCCGCTTGCATCATGAAGAACATTCCCTTGACGTTGATGTCAAAGAGCCGATCGTAACTTTCTCGAGAAGAATCCAGTAGTGGAGCCATCTCGAAAATTCCTGCATTATTGAAAAGAATATCGACTTGACCAAAAGCCTTGGTAGCTGCTTGAATTGTCTGATCGATATCCACCTGTTTGGTCACATCCATACTGACCGCCAAGGTGCTGCCACCATTTGCTTGAATTTCCTTCGCAACAGCTTCCGCTAGCGACAGCTTTACATCTGC
This DNA window, taken from SAR324 cluster bacterium, encodes the following:
- a CDS encoding L-iditol 2-dehydrogenase; its protein translation is MKLAGKTAIVTGGGSGIGRAVSLRYAQEGASCVVADVKLSLAEAVAKEIQANGGSTLAVSMDVTKQVDIDQTIQAATKAFGQVDILFNNAGIFEMAPLLDSSRESYDRLFDINVKGMFFMMQAAAAHMVEKGICGKIINLSSQAGRRGEALVAHYCATKAAVYSYTQSAALAMAPHHINVNGIAPGVIDTPMWATVDGLFARYESRPIGEKKRLVGEAVPLGRMGSPNDIEGAAVFLASADADYITAQTLNVDGGNWMS